The nucleotide sequence tagcaagtttttttttttaaaaaaagtcgaTAAAGACATGGCTAGGAACATGTTACTAGAAGAACTTCTTCCACTTTCTTCATTGGTGGGCAGTCCACCTATATTATAGAGTGTTTAAtagttttggtgttttgttttgttttgtttttttaagatttatatttatttatttatttatttatttgagagagaggaatagGTGAGAGAGAtttccaagcaggctccaggctaagTGctgagcccactgtggggctcaatctcaccaatctgagatcatgacctgagcagaaatcaagagttgggcacttaaacAATTGAACCACCTGTGTATCCCCAGGgtgtttaaaagttttaaatgaaaaagaataagtaTTTTTCAGTATAGTCTTGTATGAACTCCCATTTATACATTGCCCATTTCTTGTAAGACCATGAAATTTCCTAAATTAGTAAATACTCTAAATACATTGTCTTCACTTTATTGTTGAATTCTAACTCATCTTTACATCATGGGCTTTCAACATTTTTTACACTAACAATGACCCAATTCTGCACCAACGTTTCCCCCAATTGCTGACAATTTAATAACATACAGGACTAATAATTAAGCTTTTAGAGAATCTACAGGTGTTTGCAATTTGAAGGTTCTGAATATAGTATCCAAACATAAATAGAATTGGACCCTTATAATTGAGTTGGACAAGCCCCCCAAGTAAGAATGCAGGAAGAGattgtattgttgttgttttcttttgttttgtttttgttttgctttcaatgCCGTTTAAGTTTAGAGTCTATGTACTGAACAGTGTTTAGAAAACGTGCCATGCAATCACATATGGGCTTTTATGGAACATTCCTGTCTTGGTGTATTCTCGCTCCTTGGTAGGTCTTACTACGCAATTTTTCAGCACTACGGACAGCGCCTAGACGCCAATCCCTAAAAAGCAGGggcgggcagggagggcaggatcCGGTTGGGTTTGCgcagaaaagaaaaggtgaagaATAGGGAAAAATAACTCCAAATGACGCATGCGGTCCCCAGTTAAACCAACACACTTTCACTCTCGTCTTTCTCTTATCAGACGAGAAGGAAGACGTATTTAGCGTCAACTCCTCGGCTGAGACTGCGGTCAACCAGTACAACAAAATGCCCGCGGCACAGCTACGGATGCAGAGCAGAGGAAAACACggattttaagaataaattaattaaacctCCACTGCCTTGGGAAGCCAGATGAATGATGAACTCCGATTGCTACCCTGCAGTGTGATAGTGAAAATGagcacctttatttttttccttttctttttagaaacacTGAGGAATAGAGCCTGTTGCTGCGGTGGCCCATTCCCCGCCCCCCTCTCATTTCCCAACTCCTCTGTGTCACAAACACAGACGCCTTCACatacacgcgcgcgcgcgcaaaTATTTACACTCTGCCACATCGAATAAATCCAGGCACATTTTCCTGCAAATACACTAGCGCGCGCACACGTACTTCGCGGGCGCCCAcgtcctctgtctctccctgacaGATACAGACATTTACACACCTAGGCCAGGAGAGCGCTAACCACGGTCCTGTGACTCCACGCAGTTTCCCAGGACACGCCTTTTACACTGTTACTGAACCGATCAGCGAACACAGACAAACCTGCCAACACTTAAGTCTACTCGCTGGATTTCATCTCCATGGCAACAAGCATGGAAGGTGAGACATCGCTGCCTGCGAAGTAACTTTCTCCCCCTACCCTCCGCATTGACTGACAGGGTTTCAGTGAAGGTCCAGAGGAGAAGCCTGTTCTCATTCTCTTGTATTTCTGAAGCTAGGGAGCCggaaaggggaggggggtggggggatacaGCCTGCAGGTCTGGTCAGTTCAAATTCTAAAGGAGAAAAGAGCCctgatgttgctgctgctgctgctgctgctgctgctgctgctgctgttgtcaaaaagaaaaaataaaatgtgttttgtgttTGCAGTTAGCTTTCTGATGCTTCTCCCATGTTTTGTAGGAGGTTTCTACGCTTCTTTAGTTTACTATGTCCAAAGAGAACTGGAGACAAAGCAGAACGATAATGACAGTCCAGGTTTCTCTAGtgagacattttgaaaaatttccgACCAGATATCCAGTATTTGAAAAGATCCAATGTCAGAGTCCTTGGGGAGTCATACGAAGATTCTCTAAAGGTTGAAATCTGAAAGGTTGAGGGGAGGGTATTGGTTTTGgcagatcccagggttctggatctCTGGCAAGGCCTGAAATGTATGTACTTCACCATTATGACGACATCTGGGTTTGTAATTTAAGGTTTTCCTTTAATTCCAACACATTCCATTCCTAATGATTAACTAGTCTGTGCAGAAATGGTCTGAACAATGCTTCATTTCCCTGTTTACTTTGAATGGGATTTAATAACCTTGATATTTGGTGGGggatgtatatatgtgtatatgggAGGAGTCATCATTTTTTTAGCCTAGGTTTTCTTACATGTCTCATTTTATGAAATCATGTGTGTTCATATTATTAGCATTAAAGATCACTATATCTGATATCCAGTATCAAAATACTTTTCACCGAGAATACCATATTCCACTATAATAGTTGTCATTTCAGATATACTGTTTGGACTATCATTACTAGATAAATATACCAGAGGGGAAAAAACctgttgattaaaataaaatacaagaggttctctctctttttttttaaatgggcatatACTTTTCAATATTGGTTTCTACAGTTGCAACATTGTGGCATGCAAACGAACTATAGGTTTCTGAAAagtgaaattttatatttctaatcaGTAActtattcacagaagaaaaaaaaccacatacaaCATCCATGTCGTATgtggctatatatatatgtgtgtgtatgtatatgcatattatatacatacacacacatatatatggtataaAAATACTGGTATCTTTGACTACTCACAATGGTATGATTTGTATGATCATAGAAAGACTTTGTTTATTGGTTATTAATTACAAAGCTATTGAGTGAGATTTTGGCCTTTAGGTCTACAGCTATACTGTTGGCCCAATCCTATGATTCATCAGGACTTAAAAATCTTAGTACCTGACAGTTGTCATGAAGGAAAGGATGTACTTTCAACTCAATTGCTCATTTCTAAAGTACCTATATGTTgatcttgttcattttttgtggtgtagcatatttaaaataacttctacTGCACAATTTTACATCTactctttttttgaaaattcatttcttttttctcaacagGGTTTATTTGTCCTGGTATTATAACTTCATGGTCTAAATGTCtctcatttttctatttcccaGTAAACAAGATATTAAGATGATGTTTTCCTTCTGAGGTAGGCATTAAAATGTCTGTTTTACAGAACCtaatgatttattttgcttttccatcTCTGTCACAGACTAGAGAAAGTGAAAATGTATCTTTTATCCACATTCATCGAGTAATTTCAGATATCTTATTGATTATGAAGAAGTCAGTATTTTAAGTGGagagttctatttatttttaacagtattttgttACTAGCAATACTTTCTTTCATCAAATTATGCTCTATATCAATAGAAAAGTACAAAGCTCATTGCACTTACGATATAATCTCAAAAACTTTAGGACTTGCTGTTGAAATGAGACAAGTTGTTCATTTCACACAGCAAGTAAAATGGAAAGTTTGGgcaaatgtttgaaaaaaaataggCCTGAAAATATTGGTATTTCATTTGCTACACCTATGGCTTAAATTACCAAGGGCATCTATTTGCTGAACATATTGTTAGGCAATtgcttaactttttatttatttgcttatggaGACAGCCTGCAGCAATGGTCAGACTTTTTTCCCATCTTAAATACTACCCTTAAATTGTTTACCTTGACTTGTACCTTGTTTTCATCTTTAGTatagatagaattttaaaatgaatttaaaagtcCAAATTCTTTTAAGATATTAATAAAACCTCTGTTCTTTATCTCCCCAATTTCTggctaaaaatagaaattccccaGTTCTTTGAACCCCAACTGAATTTATTTggttctacttttaaaatttgaatatataatcATGTCcttattattagaaataattgttttttatttatttatttttattttttttaaagattttatttatttatttgacagagagagatcacaagtaggcagagagagagagaggaggaagcaggctccctgctgagcagagagcccgatgcgggactcgatcccaggaccctgagatcatgacctgagctgaaggcagcggcttaacccactgagccacccaggcgcccagaaataattgttttttagaTCTAAACTTTTGCACTTAAATTTTTGTGCAAGTAAAACATCTTTTTTGTcaaatttcttttatcatttggctttatttattcattacccATCACTCCAAAACCCTCTTCAATTTAGTGTCCCTCCTGGACATTCCACcacaatttttaaagtaatgaaaatattctgaaggCCAAACCCAAGGCCCTGTTTTTCAGCACGTAGTTTCTATCACCACTGCAGAATTTGACAATGTTTACCAATATCTTTAGAAACTCTAGCTTCCTTTGTTCTAAGTGAACTTCCTACTACAGAGTCACTTATGACTCTGATCATTCCTAATACAACTCCACTAGCAGATCCTGCTTTCCTCTTGTAAGAGAAGGATTCTCAGAGGTTCATTGCTAGGTTTCTTTCATCTTCAATCCTTTTTGGTGACTGCAAATAGAACCTTAATGGGATGACATAAAAATTGCTTTCTGGATCAGTCCAGAACAAGTAGATCTGGCTTCCTACAGTAACATTTCAAATATCTGAATGCAGTTAGCACCCTCCTTGGTCTTCCTTTTCTGCAAAACTCAgcaactctttctttctcttaagttTTGATCTATAAATTCTGTGTATTAAACTATCTTCATCCTGGAGCTATTTTTCCACACAAATTTTGTCAGTGATATCCTTAAGATATTCTTCTCACCAGTAATTTTATGCTAAACAACATGATCTGGGTTAATTTGTTTAAAACTGCctattgagtatctactatgtccCAGGTATGGACTCCATAAGTTCGCTAAGCACAGAACTAAACTCTTCATTTACTTTCTAAATTGACACTTTgtacatattttcttaattttgattaATGAAAGCACTGTCTTTACACTTGTCCAGGCTTAATAGAGTGGAGTCATCTTTGATACCTCTCTCTCCATGGCTCTCTACCTTCCATCATTTGCCAGAACTTCCCCAATATCTTTACAAACATCTGCAAAACCCATTTCCTCTCCCACATATCTATTTTGTTAGTCCAAGCCCTCATTGCTTCTCACCTGGACCATTTCTCTCATGGTGCTCGCTCCCTGAAATCTTTGTCTATTTTGGCCTCATCATCAAGCAACTCAACCTTTAGGCAAATAAATTGCAAACTCAGCCTAACAGTCAAAGAATTTCCCATCTTGGCTCAACCTACCTTTCTAATGTACTGTTTCCCATACTCCGCTTTACTTGTGCCAAACTGTGAACAAATTCAGCACTTTTCTACCTTCGTGTTTATTGTCATGCTGTTTCCTTCTGCACATACCTAAATCTTCTGTTTTTCAAGACTAAGCTCAAATACAATTTCTTACAATCTCTTTCCTGATCCTTAAATGAGTGAAATCTCTATTTCCTCTAAATTTGTTGGCTTTGCATCTCTTCTGTTGTCAGGATATTAAAGATAATAATATTAACCTTGTATGGTTATTATGggggttaaataaaaataatagatgtaAAGCAATGTTTGGTATATGGTGTATGCTAAATACAAGCttattccctcttcccttcttttttttttttttaagattttatttatttatttggcagagagatcatgagtaggcagagaggcaggcagagagagagagaggaggaagcaggctccctgccaagcagagagcctgatgtggggctgatcccaggaccctgggaccatgacctgagccgaaggtagaggctttaacccactgagccacccaggcgccccatccctctTCCCTTCTATTGCCTTTGTAGAAACCTATGCTGTTTTCTTCCTGTTTGTGCATGGACCCTTGCCCTTACGGGTTGGAATCACCTAGAGTAAAAATCATGTGAATCTTTCTAAGAATGCTATCATTAATCaatctgataaaaataaataagaaacactgAACTCTGAGCTGCTGAATTTTGATATTTATCTCCGAggccaatttttttaaatcaaacagaAGTTTTCTTATTCACTTCaactaaatgttaaatattttttgacaTGTTTTCTGGATGCCTAAAAATCAGATTTTCAGAAACCAGAACTTTATTCATCAAAAATTAGATTTTTCAATACATTTATTTTGATTCAGTTCAGATATTTTTTGGATAACTATGATAGAAGCTGAGAACTGTAATTAGTACTTGAAAACTAgttatttttgcattaaaaaggAAAGTAATTCAGATTGTCTGAGACTCTCAGGAGGAGGCATTATCTGGTGTGTTAGGTAATTTAATAAGATATCTTGTATCTCAAACGTGGAAGatactgtgttttaattttaatagtgaCAAATGAGATAAATGTTTTATTGCTACAGCTAGAAAAtgcctctttttgtttgtttgtttggtcaaTTGATGGGCTTTAATATAAATAACAGAGACTAGCGGATTATTCATTAGGAGCTAACTGACAACTCTTTTAATGCTTAGCTACAACCCTTTGTTTCTGTCTGCAGTATGATTTTTTACAACATAAATAAATTGAACTAATATCATAATTATACATAGTTTAGGTTTTTCTACATAATGTCAATATGGACCAGTTGAAAAATGTACAGATTATTACTAAAACTGCCCAGATGTTTTAACTTTTGCATTAGCAATTGTTGCAAGTGTGTTCCTCAGAAACTGGTCTCTGAGGCAGAGTTCAGTGTGAGGACATTTATTAAGTGGTGCCCTAGGGCCCAACACTTGTGGAAGAGTGGGGAATAGGCAGGAGTGTGCAGAAGTTGAACTATAATGTAGAACCAGTGCAGTCTTAGTTTACTGTATATACAACTCTAGACCTAGAATGGTCTTTCAGAGTTGTGCTCTATTGAGTCGAAATGACCGGGCTTTTTAATTTTGCATCAATCAGTCATTAGAAATGGTCTGCCCTGGGAACAGACTGTGACCTTGCATGAGGCAGGCAGCTCCCCACGAAAGGGGCTACATACAGCTGAAGATTATCTAGTGGCAGCACTCCCAGCTTCTGGGCAAGAAGTCCTGCATTGAAGGGAGCCTGTTAGACACACCACACACATCCACCAGTAAAGCAGGTTTATTGCTTCCTCTTATCAGCATATCCTCTGAAATAGTCAAATGATACAGCCTAGCAAAGTCAAGACTCTAATGAAAAAAATAGTTCAAACTAGCTACTTGGCTGAATCAGTTACACAACAAAGGTTTGGTTCAGCATGTCCATGTAGAAACATCCTGCTTTTTGTGTCTTCCCTTGTTAAACAAATGAACCAGAGAATGTATGGATCTCAGCAAAAGACCTTTAACTGATAAAAGCAATAAAAGTGGAGATTTCCTCAGGGAAAAAAGTTCTTGTTAAGTCCCAAGGTCATTAGATATTCAGTCCAGTCTCATGTCTTCTACAGGATAAATCGTACAAGAGCTCAATCAGAAAAATCACTCTGATCCATCTAAGtgatactaaatttttaaaaaattaaagtatagtCACTGTACTATAcatattaaggaagaaaaaaattgatttgatGGGATGAAGTGTAACAGAGAAGTTTGAAACAATATTTTTCCGTTACTGCATACTGCACAATGTATTAAATATTCCTGACACTTAAGGTTTGAAGGTAGAGCTGTTTTGTAATCCAAActattataaagtaaaatattgtttaatattAACTGGCTTATTCATGAGTGAATAACTGTGAAAGCTACAAGTTTGTTCTTATTAGTTACTTCCTTTTACTCTTTACATCCCGTATCTCTTCTGTATCCGTCGTTTTCTGAAAATCGAATCCAAAAAAATTTGGTCAAGCCATTTTAGTaagtaattcttaaaaattataagaaaaagcagtaataaaaatgCGAACAAGAAAAATCTATTATTCTTTGTTACTGGATGACAAGTTACTTGCTAGAAGTCCACTCAAGAAGGGTGGCTATGGGTTAGTAaccatttgatttaattaaacaatcttaatttaattaacattaagACATCAAATGGGAAAATCTGTTTTGCTTCAATCCAACACATACTTTGTGAATACTTTTGCTGTAGTTTTAAAATCTCAGTACAGAAGGAGCTTAGGACTGGAAATCTGTTTGGGAAGAGAACTGGGGATCTCATCTTGAagctgaatgtttatagcaaataATGCTGTTTCACttggttttatgtttatttaggGTGCTGAAAGCTAATGGGGCTGGTGGGGAGACGGTTAATGCACAGATACTGCTGCTTACTACTTACAAGATGCTATATTGGATACTgctcttattaaaataattttgtaaacacAATCTATctctttaagaaattaatatttagcATATGGAGCGGTCGTgggaaagaaaacacaggtatatAAGTCTAAAagctaagagaatgaaaaagagagaagacattgCACCTATTTAAAAGGATCAGAATCTGCATCAGACAAAATGGCACTGGAGAGAGACCTTAAAACATGGTGTGACCAGCCTACAGGGTCACCAGGTGACCTGGGTGTGACCAGCCTACACCCCATGATTATTTATGATGTTATCTACACATGCAAAAATCAAAGTAAATATTAGGTGACAATTCAGGTCAAGGAAGCCATGACTTAACCATCTTACACTGAACCAAAAGCTTCTGGGGCTAATTATTTGAATATTCACTTTCATACCTGATTTTATATTCAGTGCGTATGGGTAGTTTCAGGCGTCCCCAAAGGCAACTCCGTAATGAGTACAATAGAAGTAACATCTCCAATGCCAATTTGATCCTGATCCATATCTGATGTTTTCACATGTCTTTTGTGAGCTAAGTCAAGAGAGTTTGAAAACTGCCAGATTTTAGAAAGGTTACCTGCTCAATACCATACACGAATAACACTAAACTGAGTCCAATTTTGTGTCTAGGTCAAGAGGTGACTCCCTCAGCACTTCTGAAGAGCCATAATGCTGTGACAGTGAATAATGAGTAGTACCTATTGTGGCAACTCTTCAACTAAGATGAGTGTCAACGAAGTATCAGCTTTTTCATTGACTCTGGAGCAAAAAACTGGCTTTGCTTTTGTTGGGATTTTGTGTATATTCTTGGGACTTCTTATTATCAGATGCTTCAAAATCCTCTTAGACCCATATAGTAGCATGCCTTCCTCTACATGGGAAGATGAAGTTGAAGAGTTTGATAAAGGGACATTTGAATACGCACTTGCGTGAGAGTTCCACCATTAAGGCTTTTAGGGCTATGCCACTACGACACATGGAAGATACAATTGTAATTTCCTTGAGCATGCTGGAAGAAGCTCATTTCATTCAGTAAATTCAATAAACACGTGTGGTTGGACAAGTCATCTAACCTGTATGGACTTCAAGGAAGAGGCtaattaaagcatttttaatgtcCCTTTCGATTCTAGTGCCCTATGAACCCAGTGAATGTATCTGGAAGCCAGAGACCTGAGAAGAATGAAGATTTAAGATGTCATTAGATGTTTTTCAGTTTAGGAGTCTAATCTCTTGTGATTTGAATTCTAATGTTGACTTAGTCAAGAACTAGCCTTATGACTAAGGAACACTTTTCCAGATCTGCAAAACAAGGATAAAGAAACCTATCCTGCATATTTTACAGGGATGTTGAGAGGACCAAGTGATGTGTAATGAATGTGAAAGCAACttgaaaatcataaaatattgttGGAACATACCATGCCATCATTATTTATTACCCTCATT is from Mustela lutreola isolate mMusLut2 chromosome 7, mMusLut2.pri, whole genome shotgun sequence and encodes:
- the CTXN2 gene encoding cortexin-2, with the translated sequence MSSTYCGNSSTKMSVNEVSAFSLTLEQKTGFAFVGILCIFLGLLIIRCFKILLDPYSSMPSSTWEDEVEEFDKGTFEYALA